Proteins co-encoded in one Pirellulales bacterium genomic window:
- a CDS encoding ABC transporter ATP-binding protein, which translates to MESPLSTQTSRTAQPNQPAPAGSSPPSTPITSSTADSTPIAEQIGMGVTLAHPTTKEELYVPPVVEFRHVEKTYNAGQPNAYTAIRDINFVVPDLPDKGEFVCILGPSGCGKSTILRLIAGLEPQHPATKGEVLVQNQPVTGPGADRGMVFQDYTSFDNRTVLDNIVFGLECLGVRREERYARGREWIKQVGLNVTADAEKYPHELSGGMRQRVAIARTLILKPRIILMDEPFGALDPVTRMNMQDLLVKLWRDVQATVFFITHSIEEAVFLGDRVYIMSNAPGTILEELKIEPADKPAKQMQSEPRFQETVRYLREKIANLEMGKD; encoded by the coding sequence ATGGAGTCGCCCCTTTCTACCCAGACATCCCGGACAGCCCAGCCCAACCAACCAGCCCCCGCAGGCAGTTCCCCCCCCTCCACACCCATCACCTCCAGCACCGCTGATTCCACGCCCATCGCCGAACAGATTGGCATGGGCGTGACGCTCGCGCATCCGACGACCAAGGAGGAATTGTACGTCCCGCCGGTGGTGGAATTTCGCCACGTGGAAAAGACGTACAACGCCGGCCAGCCAAACGCGTACACCGCGATTCGCGATATTAATTTTGTCGTGCCAGACCTGCCGGATAAGGGGGAGTTTGTGTGCATCCTCGGCCCTAGCGGCTGCGGCAAAAGCACGATCCTGCGGTTGATCGCGGGGCTGGAGCCGCAGCATCCCGCCACCAAGGGAGAGGTGCTGGTGCAGAATCAACCGGTCACGGGACCCGGTGCCGACCGGGGGATGGTGTTTCAGGACTACACCAGCTTTGACAATCGGACCGTGCTGGACAACATCGTCTTTGGACTGGAATGCCTGGGTGTGCGGCGGGAAGAACGCTATGCCCGGGGTCGGGAATGGATCAAGCAAGTCGGGCTGAATGTGACCGCCGACGCCGAGAAATATCCGCACGAGCTGTCGGGGGGGATGAGGCAGCGGGTGGCGATCGCCCGGACGCTGATCCTCAAGCCGCGAATTATACTCATGGACGAGCCATTCGGGGCGCTCGACCCGGTGACGCGGATGAATATGCAGGACCTCCTAGTCAAACTGTGGCGGGACGTGCAGGCGACGGTGTTTTTTATCACGCACAGCATCGAGGAGGCGGTGTTCCTGGGGGACCGGGTGTACATTATGAGCAACGCCCCGGGGACAATCCTTGAGGAGCTAAAAATTGAACCGGCGGACAAACCGGCCAAGCAAATGCAAAGCGAGCCGCGCTTTCAAGAAACCGTCCGTTACCTGCGCGAAAAAATCGCCAATTTGGAAATGGGGAAAGACTAA
- a CDS encoding serpin family protein gives MRTAITWVCLGLVLCAGWTLIASAFQRGLAYEPPRPLVRTGPFVAQVATQPTKAPTPGAATALDAGVQTIVPPTGNLTNPQAAKNTQQTQPLEPTPEERILATLREPTEFDLKDATIEQIATYVAERHKLNVFVDHKALNDENFDISTKFNFRAKNLQLREALRLVLDHHDLSYLIQEAALVLTTKNEAINHLLIRVHYVGDILTPDENGECDVLGLIEVVSSTVQQDSWKESGGQGCMAGFGQSRLVVSNTNEVHEKIEDLLARIRRDIHLHPDPPASKPSPNGPSRPKQSSTSKIEELLGLKPDKPAVQMAALPLTNAHKQAARAINQFGIDFHHRQAAAQPDENYFCSPLSIATVLGMSALGAKEKTLAETCRVLHWEENGQPRPYHAETGELLADLLRANQTEDVKITNQQALWVQKGLPLQDSFTTILKRDYQSTPRILDFALETNAARQGLGDWGREQGFAELPGFGEAITADTRFFLANAINFKGRWQHEFDKDSTKYKPFYLANGQAMRTNYLIQKEEFEYAKTDECKLLRLPYRQTRFGCVYLLPKNRDGLPALEKSLTEQKLRELLAQLKPVSLDVEVPKFKMSWQGNLIKDLKALGMSAPFDQEQADYSGMTPRPPEGLWVQSIMHQAEVEFDEEGTTAKAVTVMGYAGAIVEEPPSFRAYHPFLFLIMDQHSGLILFMGRFTDPAKAVGSQDALNGVELSPPPANPPPERPRQSGGIF, from the coding sequence ATGCGAACGGCGATAACGTGGGTTTGCCTAGGATTGGTGCTTTGTGCGGGTTGGACATTGATCGCGTCGGCGTTTCAAAGGGGCTTAGCGTATGAACCGCCCCGTCCGCTGGTTCGCACGGGGCCGTTTGTCGCGCAGGTTGCCACGCAACCGACGAAGGCACCAACACCAGGGGCCGCAACAGCGCTTGATGCGGGCGTGCAGACGATCGTTCCCCCGACCGGTAATCTAACGAATCCGCAAGCAGCCAAAAACACTCAGCAAACCCAGCCGCTGGAACCGACCCCCGAAGAGCGCATTCTCGCAACCTTGCGCGAACCGACGGAATTTGACCTAAAAGACGCCACCATCGAACAGATTGCCACCTACGTGGCGGAACGACACAAACTGAACGTGTTCGTGGATCACAAAGCCTTGAATGACGAAAACTTTGATATAAGTACAAAGTTCAACTTCCGGGCCAAGAATCTACAACTGCGCGAGGCGCTCCGCTTAGTGCTAGATCACCATGACCTAAGCTATCTGATCCAGGAAGCCGCCCTGGTCCTCACCACAAAAAATGAAGCAATCAATCATTTGCTAATCCGTGTCCACTATGTGGGGGACATCCTCACCCCGGATGAAAATGGCGAGTGCGATGTGCTGGGGCTAATTGAAGTGGTTAGTAGCACCGTCCAACAAGATTCTTGGAAAGAGAGCGGTGGACAAGGTTGCATGGCCGGATTTGGCCAGTCGCGGTTGGTCGTCAGCAATACTAATGAAGTTCATGAAAAGATTGAGGATTTGCTAGCACGAATTCGCCGCGACATCCACCTGCATCCCGATCCTCCGGCCAGTAAGCCCAGTCCCAATGGCCCAAGCCGCCCCAAACAAAGTAGTACATCCAAAATCGAGGAATTGCTGGGGCTAAAGCCCGACAAGCCCGCGGTGCAAATGGCGGCGTTGCCCCTGACCAACGCCCACAAACAAGCCGCGCGGGCCATTAACCAATTTGGCATTGATTTTCACCATCGGCAGGCGGCCGCGCAACCGGACGAGAACTATTTTTGCTCCCCCCTCAGCATTGCGACTGTGTTGGGGATGAGCGCGTTGGGTGCCAAGGAAAAAACCCTAGCGGAAACCTGCCGCGTCCTGCATTGGGAAGAAAACGGCCAGCCGCGCCCCTACCATGCCGAGACCGGCGAACTGCTGGCCGATCTGCTGCGGGCGAACCAGACCGAAGATGTAAAAATCACCAACCAGCAGGCGCTGTGGGTGCAAAAAGGCTTGCCGTTGCAGGACTCCTTTACCACCATCCTAAAGCGTGACTACCAATCAACGCCGCGCATCCTTGATTTTGCGCTGGAGACAAACGCCGCGCGGCAGGGGTTAGGGGACTGGGGCCGCGAACAGGGTTTTGCCGAGCTTCCCGGCTTCGGCGAGGCAATCACGGCTGATACCCGCTTTTTCCTGGCCAATGCGATCAATTTTAAGGGGCGCTGGCAGCACGAATTTGATAAAGACAGCACCAAGTACAAGCCGTTTTATCTGGCAAACGGCCAGGCGATGCGCACCAACTATCTAATCCAAAAAGAGGAATTTGAATACGCCAAAACGGACGAGTGCAAGCTGCTGCGGTTGCCATATCGGCAAACTCGGTTCGGCTGCGTGTATCTGCTGCCCAAAAATCGCGACGGACTTCCCGCCCTGGAAAAATCCCTTACCGAACAAAAACTACGCGAGTTGCTGGCCCAGCTTAAGCCGGTCTCGCTGGATGTGGAGGTTCCCAAATTCAAAATGAGCTGGCAGGGAAATTTAATCAAAGACCTGAAGGCCCTGGGGATGAGTGCGCCGTTTGACCAGGAACAAGCGGATTACTCGGGAATGACACCGCGCCCACCGGAGGGGCTGTGGGTGCAGTCCATCATGCATCAAGCGGAGGTCGAATTTGACGAAGAGGGGACCACGGCCAAGGCGGTGACGGTTATGGGTTATGCTGGTGCCATCGTGGAGGAGCCGCCGTCGTTTCGTGCGTATCATCCGTTTTTGTTCTTGATCATGGACCAGCACAGCGGGCTGATTTTGTTCATGGGGCGATTTACCGATCCGGCTAAAGCAGTGGGAAGCCAGGATGCCTTGAACGGGGTGGAATTGTCACCGCCACCGGCAAATCCTCCCCCGGAACGACCCCGGCAAAGTGGAGGAATTTTTTAA
- a CDS encoding aldehyde dehydrogenase family protein, protein MHLPVLRWGKPYDSLEKSTLTHFLTGEPIAQMSLANGAMLQRDMRFAKRARQLLRDFSIPDLIARLKTAGELYLNATLSVGDSQQSPEQFVKAQSGSTGLPESLARANMTKNHFVLSQMDRVLDALTRGLPLDILTRGYGVESRGVTVSYQAQCNAIGLVLPSNSPGVHTLWLPVIPLQIGLVIKPGSSEPWTPYRMFAAMTQAGIPAEAIAIYPGSNDVGPAVLSNCDRAMIFGSAKTVDQYKGNPKVQVHGPGFSKILIGDDVVDRWPEYLDLMVESVFANSGRGCINASTIWASRHTREIAAAIAAKIGPVEVKPPEDPDCKLAAFTTPGAAAAIWKMIEKDLSESGVTDLTAQYGPRLVEIERCAYLRPVVAHSSGTEANIVKSEFMFPFVTVVECPQEQMLDKIGYTLVGTAITENAAWQRELTDAVQIDRLNIGPIPTTRLDWLQPHEGNIIDFLYRARAYQMVVN, encoded by the coding sequence ATGCACCTACCCGTACTCCGTTGGGGAAAGCCCTACGACTCGCTGGAAAAATCGACCCTCACCCACTTTTTGACCGGCGAGCCGATTGCGCAGATGTCGCTGGCCAACGGCGCCATGCTGCAGCGCGACATGCGCTTTGCCAAACGCGCCCGCCAACTGCTACGCGATTTTTCCATCCCCGACCTGATCGCCCGGCTCAAAACCGCCGGCGAACTGTACCTGAACGCCACCCTTTCCGTCGGTGATAGCCAGCAATCGCCCGAGCAATTTGTAAAGGCCCAATCCGGCTCGACCGGACTGCCGGAATCCCTGGCCCGCGCCAACATGACCAAAAATCACTTTGTCCTGTCGCAAATGGACCGCGTCCTGGATGCCCTGACGCGCGGCCTGCCGCTGGATATCCTGACCCGCGGCTACGGCGTGGAAAGCCGCGGCGTCACCGTTAGCTATCAGGCGCAGTGCAACGCTATTGGGCTGGTGCTACCCAGCAATTCGCCGGGGGTGCATACGCTGTGGCTGCCGGTGATTCCCCTGCAGATCGGCTTGGTGATCAAGCCCGGCAGCAGCGAGCCGTGGACGCCGTACCGCATGTTCGCCGCCATGACGCAGGCGGGTATCCCCGCCGAGGCGATCGCCATTTACCCCGGCAGCAACGACGTCGGCCCGGCGGTGCTGTCCAACTGCGACCGGGCGATGATTTTTGGCAGCGCCAAGACCGTTGACCAATACAAGGGAAATCCCAAAGTCCAGGTGCACGGCCCGGGCTTTAGCAAAATTCTGATTGGCGACGATGTGGTCGACCGCTGGCCCGAATATTTGGACCTGATGGTGGAAAGCGTCTTTGCCAATAGCGGCCGGGGGTGCATCAACGCCTCGACCATTTGGGCCAGCCGCCACACGCGGGAGATCGCGGCGGCCATCGCAGCCAAAATTGGCCCAGTCGAGGTCAAGCCGCCGGAGGACCCGGATTGCAAACTGGCGGCGTTTACGACCCCCGGCGCGGCGGCGGCAATTTGGAAAATGATCGAAAAGGACCTTTCCGAAAGCGGCGTCACGGACCTGACGGCGCAGTACGGTCCGCGCCTGGTCGAGATCGAGCGGTGCGCCTACCTGCGGCCCGTCGTGGCGCATAGCAGCGGCACCGAGGCGAATATTGTCAAAAGCGAGTTCATGTTCCCGTTTGTGACGGTGGTGGAATGCCCGCAGGAACAAATGCTGGATAAAATCGGCTACACGCTGGTCGGAACGGCCATTACCGAGAACGCCGCTTGGCAGCGGGAACTGACCGACGCCGTGCAGATCGACCGGCTCAACATCGGCCCCATCCCCACGACCCGGCTGGATTGGCTGCAACCGCACGAGGGGAACATTATTGACTTTCTGTACCGCGCGCGGGCGTATCAGATGGTGGTCAATTAA
- a CDS encoding type II toxin-antitoxin system HicB family antitoxin, with protein MINSEWQLKKKTKVISMVYRLPLVFTPQPEGGYTVTSPVLPEFLTEGNTLEEAQGNVQDAFMAVLELYADLGRALPASITLPVTGEVICSETLVGCP; from the coding sequence ATGATCAATTCAGAATGGCAACTCAAAAAGAAAACAAAGGTCATTAGTATGGTTTACCGATTACCGTTGGTCTTTACTCCCCAGCCGGAAGGGGGATATACCGTCACTTCACCCGTACTGCCGGAATTTCTTACAGAAGGAAACACCCTGGAAGAAGCCCAAGGAAATGTTCAAGATGCCTTTATGGCGGTATTAGAATTATACGCCGATCTAGGGCGTGCTTTACCGGCAAGCATAACACTGCCTGTAACAGGCGAAGTGATTTGTTCTGAAACGCTTGTGGGTTGTCCATGA
- a CDS encoding DNA-3-methyladenine glycosylase, producing the protein MLEVAYKNINAAPLFQSFYARPALTVARELIGKCLIRAHADGTHTCWPITEVEAYTGAQDLACHGRMGRTQRNAVMFGPAGHWYLYFIYGIHWMLNIVTDQPEIPAAVLIRGAGPADGPGKLTRALGLDRELNGLAATPHAGLWIAECGVRVPRRQVRRTPRIGVDYAGDWAKKPYRWVWDARN; encoded by the coding sequence ATGCTAGAAGTTGCCTACAAAAATATAAACGCCGCGCCCCTTTTTCAGTCCTTTTACGCACGTCCCGCGCTCACCGTCGCGCGGGAGCTGATTGGCAAATGTCTCATCCGGGCGCACGCGGACGGCACGCACACCTGCTGGCCCATCACCGAAGTCGAGGCCTACACCGGCGCGCAAGATCTAGCCTGCCACGGCCGCATGGGCCGGACGCAGCGCAACGCTGTCATGTTCGGCCCGGCGGGGCATTGGTATCTGTATTTTATTTACGGCATCCACTGGATGCTCAACATTGTCACCGACCAACCAGAGATTCCCGCGGCGGTCCTCATTCGCGGGGCTGGCCCCGCCGATGGCCCGGGCAAACTGACCCGCGCCTTGGGCCTAGACCGCGAATTGAACGGCCTGGCCGCGACGCCCCATGCGGGTCTGTGGATCGCGGAGTGTGGCGTGCGTGTGCCGCGACGACAGGTGCGCCGCACGCCCCGCATCGGCGTCGATTACGCGGGAGATTGGGCCAAAAAACCGTACCGCTGGGTGTGGGACGCGCGTAATTAA
- a CDS encoding dynamin family protein, translated as MPLQEQLDLAQWDAQLADWRAWQAGVPPWQPIRDLRPLWQRLEPRLRELGETLDRVLVVGVLGGTGTGKSTLVNALVGETVTTASDKERPTTRQPIVIHHPRSDPAFLPLADWDARLVARPLPFLENLILIDCPDPDTQPRHLHPGLLNEGHLSANPPETAAQETVTNVNRDVLQKILPVCDVLICLGTAQKYKTLAVYEELRRFAPGRAIIFIQTHAAYDPDIRADWQRVLEGAGLTVAKILRLDSQAALDQHQQRLPQPAEFSELRAILEGELSARGRERIRRTNALDLWCQYAQRATHTWNIAWASVTPVQQAIGEEATRLTQLAQNQLRQRLLAERSAWRTRLLGDVAARWGAGPFGVFLRLTSNLWSWLRWAPFLRARGLGGLVVAGGLSAGQALSAALRTPDLTLTNLDAAELGWGAGELAQTESIVRGLATEARLPIAENAPLPSAARDAQRTARLEQLVHKTEANLASSIDRQVGLRVARQTSWAWQFLFEALFLSLPAALLARVGHNFFYHYLWLGGEPASLEVLAQGALWVLLWGWLWRTVLGQLVLVGWQRDAQSALNEFTPRSAVDTLFGDLQTEIDGLAKQRQNLEALTARLQAWRKELAPPEADGSLSRLRAELL; from the coding sequence ATGCCCCTCCAAGAACAACTCGACCTGGCCCAATGGGACGCGCAACTGGCCGACTGGCGGGCGTGGCAGGCGGGAGTCCCTCCCTGGCAGCCGATCCGCGATCTGCGCCCCCTTTGGCAGCGGCTGGAACCCCGCCTACGCGAGTTAGGCGAGACGCTCGACCGCGTGCTGGTCGTGGGCGTGCTGGGGGGAACCGGCACCGGCAAAAGCACGTTGGTCAACGCGCTGGTGGGAGAAACCGTGACCACCGCCAGCGATAAGGAGCGACCCACCACGCGACAGCCCATTGTCATCCATCATCCCCGGAGCGACCCGGCTTTTTTGCCGCTGGCCGATTGGGACGCCCGACTGGTAGCGCGGCCTTTGCCATTTTTAGAAAATCTGATCCTCATCGATTGCCCCGACCCCGACACGCAGCCCCGGCATCTCCACCCTGGCCTCCTCAACGAGGGGCACTTATCGGCGAATCCCCCGGAAACCGCCGCGCAAGAAACAGTGACCAATGTGAATCGCGACGTGTTGCAAAAAATATTACCCGTTTGCGACGTGCTCATTTGCCTGGGAACCGCGCAAAAATACAAGACCTTGGCCGTCTATGAGGAACTGCGGCGATTCGCCCCGGGGCGGGCCATTATCTTTATCCAGACGCATGCCGCCTACGACCCGGACATTCGCGCCGACTGGCAACGCGTCTTAGAGGGAGCCGGCCTGACCGTGGCCAAGATTCTCCGGCTGGATAGCCAGGCGGCCCTCGACCAACATCAACAGCGGTTGCCACAACCCGCTGAATTCTCCGAACTGCGCGCGATCCTAGAAGGGGAACTCTCTGCCCGGGGACGGGAGCGCATTCGCCGGACCAACGCCCTCGATTTATGGTGCCAGTACGCGCAGCGAGCGACGCATACCTGGAATATCGCCTGGGCGAGTGTCACGCCGGTTCAACAAGCCATCGGTGAAGAAGCGACCCGCTTGACGCAACTGGCGCAAAACCAGTTGCGGCAGCGACTGCTGGCGGAACGATCCGCCTGGCGCACGCGGCTGCTGGGGGATGTGGCCGCGCGGTGGGGGGCCGGGCCTTTTGGTGTGTTTTTGCGTTTGACCAGCAACCTGTGGAGTTGGCTCCGCTGGGCCCCGTTTTTACGCGCGCGGGGTTTGGGCGGGTTGGTCGTCGCGGGCGGCCTGAGCGCCGGTCAGGCCCTTTCCGCAGCCTTGCGCACGCCTGACTTGACCTTAACCAACCTCGATGCCGCCGAACTAGGCTGGGGGGCTGGGGAACTCGCCCAAACCGAATCAATCGTCCGGGGCTTGGCCACGGAAGCTCGATTGCCCATCGCTGAAAACGCGCCTCTCCCATCCGCGGCGCGCGATGCTCAACGAACCGCGAGGTTAGAGCAACTGGTCCATAAAACCGAGGCAAACCTGGCTAGCTCCATCGACCGCCAAGTGGGCCTACGGGTCGCGCGGCAAACCTCTTGGGCTTGGCAATTTTTGTTCGAAGCGCTGTTTTTATCCCTGCCAGCCGCGCTTTTGGCACGCGTGGGCCACAACTTTTTTTACCACTATTTGTGGTTAGGGGGAGAACCTGCCAGCCTGGAAGTCTTGGCCCAGGGAGCGTTATGGGTGTTACTGTGGGGCTGGTTGTGGCGGACAGTGTTGGGACAGTTGGTGCTGGTTGGCTGGCAAAGGGACGCGCAATCCGCGCTGAATGAGTTTACTCCACGTTCAGCGGTCGACACGCTGTTTGGCGACTTACAGACCGAAATCGACGGACTGGCCAAGCAGCGGCAAAATCTGGAAGCATTGACAGCGCGGTTGCAAGCGTGGCGCAAGGAACTGGCTCCCCCGGAAGCAGACGGCAGCCTAAGCCGCCTCCGCGCGGAGTTGTTGTAA